A genomic region of Photobacterium swingsii contains the following coding sequences:
- a CDS encoding nuclear transport factor 2 family protein, whose amino-acid sequence MSKQAWLECWFNRILAEGNGERLAECAVDPFIFHLPGGRELSLSHEQYGEYLQFWNQRFRDMSFSLEQVIEADNKLVAVYQCSALYCGGWLKIPAKNQIVTMTGIMVFRMEGDLMAECWLEDSSFDLYQQLTRYLE is encoded by the coding sequence ATGAGTAAACAAGCATGGCTTGAGTGTTGGTTTAACCGTATTTTGGCCGAAGGCAACGGTGAACGATTAGCCGAATGCGCAGTAGACCCTTTTATCTTTCACCTTCCTGGTGGTCGCGAGTTATCGCTCAGTCACGAGCAATACGGTGAATATCTACAGTTCTGGAATCAACGTTTTCGTGATATGTCATTTTCACTAGAGCAAGTGATTGAAGCGGATAATAAGCTGGTGGCGGTTTACCAGTGTTCAGCTTTGTATTGCGGAGGGTGGCTTAAAATCCCGGCTAAAAATCAAATTGTGACTATGACGGGTATTATGGTTTTTAGAATGGAAGGCGATTTGATGGCCGAGTGCTGGCTAGAGGACAGTAGTTTTGATTTGTACCAACAGCTAACACGATATTTAGAATAA
- a CDS encoding efflux RND transporter periplasmic adaptor subunit, with product MPFFSNHFSLPPMGLTLSLLIGSSLLMGCNSSTAEAEASPTTAQTIKVNSVTLLPQESYQVQREYVGTIQAGQQAKLGFELSGKIAQLLVDVGDQVKLGDPMVILDTQLLHTEADQLKAQQAQITAQLDLVEANLNRQRSLKKKGFSAESEIDSLNSQRNVLRANYRQLSATLAANQLQQQKSTIYAPYAGTVSARHISTGDVVSMGSPTLTLLASTHQEAHIGIPAKQLTKLLQQNKMKQHDKEKQLAYKEQANYAVKESDDWTLRVGHKSYVVTLLNPGARVDVNSRTVQLRFALPAEAQAIDGELAYLAFQDHHKNAGYWIPLSALTDGIRGVWNVFALKPDGSAYTIERRSVQVLFANNDQAFINGAIEPNEKIVANGLHRLVPGQTVSLAKKFPLPLSDEGA from the coding sequence ATGCCCTTTTTTTCGAATCATTTTTCACTCCCACCCATGGGACTGACACTCAGCCTATTAATCGGATCCAGCTTATTAATGGGGTGCAATAGCTCAACAGCTGAGGCGGAAGCGAGCCCAACAACCGCACAAACCATCAAAGTAAATAGCGTTACGCTGCTGCCTCAAGAAAGCTATCAAGTACAACGTGAATATGTTGGGACAATCCAAGCCGGCCAACAAGCTAAACTGGGATTCGAACTTAGTGGAAAAATTGCACAATTGCTGGTTGATGTCGGCGATCAGGTCAAGCTTGGGGATCCTATGGTGATCCTAGATACGCAACTCTTACACACGGAAGCCGACCAATTAAAAGCACAGCAGGCACAGATCACCGCACAATTAGATTTGGTTGAAGCCAACTTAAACCGCCAACGATCATTAAAGAAAAAAGGATTCAGTGCTGAATCTGAAATTGATAGCTTAAACAGCCAGCGTAATGTATTACGTGCTAATTATCGCCAACTCAGCGCAACACTGGCTGCCAATCAATTGCAACAGCAGAAATCAACCATCTACGCCCCTTATGCTGGCACTGTCAGTGCTCGTCATATATCCACAGGAGATGTTGTGAGTATGGGTTCCCCTACGCTGACCTTGCTCGCCAGTACCCACCAAGAAGCGCATATAGGCATACCAGCCAAACAACTAACCAAGCTGTTGCAGCAAAACAAGATGAAGCAGCACGATAAAGAGAAGCAACTAGCTTATAAAGAGCAAGCAAATTATGCCGTGAAAGAAAGCGATGATTGGACGCTTCGTGTAGGACACAAAAGTTACGTCGTCACCTTGTTAAATCCAGGGGCACGTGTTGATGTAAATTCTCGCACGGTACAGCTTCGTTTTGCCCTTCCTGCCGAAGCACAGGCTATTGACGGTGAATTGGCTTATTTAGCATTTCAAGATCACCATAAAAACGCAGGGTATTGGATTCCCCTTTCTGCACTGACCGATGGGATCCGCGGCGTATGGAATGTATTTGCGCTCAAGCCTGACGGATCGGCTTACACTATTGAGCGCCGGAGCGTACAAGTACTCTTTGCGAATAATGATCAAGCCTTTATCAATGGGGCCATCGAACCCAATGAAAAGATCGTTGCCAATGGCCTTCATCGTTTAGTGCCAGGCCAAACGGTTTCACTCGCAAAAAAGTTTCCCCTCCCTCTGAGCGATGAGGGAGCATAA
- a CDS encoding TetR/AcrR family transcriptional regulator: MDAIALKAEVSKQTVYAHFKTKDDLFDTCIRAKCVDNQLDDSLLEDTRTIDIVLKEFVLRFQSMLLSEEACQTYRAAVSQSETHPQLAKVYLQAGPQATTEMLAEYLQVQHDNHVIQLSIPAQDAAMQLLLMAHGKVLYWAYLGQKIEDSEQQNRGYLEACVDMFLKGYSR, encoded by the coding sequence ATGGATGCAATTGCGCTGAAGGCAGAAGTTTCGAAGCAAACTGTATATGCACACTTTAAGACCAAAGATGATCTTTTTGATACCTGCATTAGGGCTAAATGTGTCGATAATCAACTTGATGACTCTTTACTTGAAGATACTCGAACCATAGATATTGTATTGAAAGAGTTTGTCTTGCGCTTTCAATCGATGCTGTTAAGTGAAGAGGCTTGCCAGACCTACAGAGCTGCGGTTAGCCAGAGTGAAACACACCCTCAGCTTGCAAAAGTGTATTTGCAAGCAGGTCCACAGGCAACGACAGAAATGTTAGCTGAATACCTGCAAGTTCAGCATGATAATCACGTTATTCAGCTTTCGATACCCGCCCAAGATGCCGCCATGCAATTATTATTAATGGCCCATGGCAAGGTACTTTATTGGGCATATTTAGGGCAAAAAATTGAAGATTCAGAGCAACAAAATAGGGGATACCTTGAAGCTTGTGTTGACATGTTTTTAAAAGGATATAGTCGATAA
- a CDS encoding transporter substrate-binding domain-containing protein, translated as MLPVLFLKRSVKVICMLLCCIVLSLSPALAAKSRLQEIIDRGVLRVGTTGDWHPMTMRDPATNFYKGFDIDITTELAKDLGVTVEYVPADWRTLVSGVVTDKYDITGSASLNMQRAKVAGYSKPYFYLAFVPVVHSNNLNQFRRWQDFNSSYVKVAATAGTVQAMIMKELFPDAQHQTVAAGSTPYNELLSKRATMTLTSNIEAASLASRYPKLKVAKVAGMQRPTPIAMLIPNDEQVWINYVNHWITLKQTQGFFDRIAKKWGIAHLDKR; from the coding sequence ATGCTGCCTGTGTTGTTCCTGAAACGTTCGGTAAAAGTCATTTGCATGCTGTTGTGTTGTATCGTGTTGAGTTTATCACCAGCACTTGCGGCGAAAAGCCGTTTGCAAGAGATCATCGATCGTGGCGTACTCCGCGTTGGCACGACAGGGGATTGGCATCCTATGACAATGCGTGACCCTGCGACGAATTTCTATAAAGGGTTTGATATAGATATTACGACCGAGCTTGCAAAAGATTTGGGAGTGACCGTTGAGTATGTGCCTGCGGATTGGCGAACCTTAGTTAGCGGTGTCGTTACTGACAAGTACGACATAACGGGCAGCGCCTCACTGAATATGCAGCGGGCTAAAGTCGCGGGTTACAGCAAGCCTTACTTTTACCTTGCTTTTGTGCCGGTTGTTCATAGCAATAACCTTAATCAGTTTCGTCGTTGGCAAGATTTCAACTCTAGCTATGTCAAAGTAGCAGCAACTGCTGGCACGGTACAAGCGATGATCATGAAAGAACTTTTCCCTGATGCTCAGCATCAAACCGTTGCGGCGGGCAGTACGCCGTATAACGAATTATTGTCTAAACGTGCCACCATGACACTCACTTCGAATATTGAAGCAGCATCACTGGCTAGTCGCTACCCTAAGTTAAAAGTGGCAAAGGTTGCTGGGATGCAAAGGCCGACACCTATTGCGATGTTAATCCCCAATGATGAGCAAGTGTGGATTAATTATGTGAATCATTGGATCACGTTAAAGCAAACCCAAGGTTTCTTCGATCGCATTGCAAAAAAGTGGGGAATAGCCCATTTGGATAAGCGCTAG
- a CDS encoding HAD family hydrolase — translation MDLTKYQALIFDMDGTLIDSMPAHVGSWQKTCEEFEIPFDEVWLHSLGGMPTIKTAQAIIDKFGLDQHPQLLAETKFRHYESLTHKGNIIPATVDILKAHRKDKKVAVGTGCMRRHADELLTVTGLMPLLDAVVTASDVTNHKPHPDTFLKAAKLVGVEPKDCVVFEDTLLGQRAALAAGMDCILVTEGKISTFTAATTGCER, via the coding sequence ATGGATCTTACTAAATACCAAGCGTTGATTTTTGACATGGATGGCACTCTCATCGATTCAATGCCAGCACATGTCGGATCATGGCAAAAAACCTGCGAAGAGTTTGAAATCCCCTTTGATGAAGTTTGGCTACATAGCCTAGGTGGCATGCCGACAATCAAAACAGCGCAAGCGATCATTGATAAATTTGGCCTCGACCAACACCCTCAATTACTGGCTGAAACTAAATTTCGCCATTACGAATCATTGACTCATAAAGGCAATATCATCCCCGCAACGGTCGATATTCTAAAAGCACATCGTAAAGATAAAAAGGTTGCGGTGGGGACGGGCTGTATGCGACGTCATGCTGATGAGTTATTGACTGTCACGGGGTTAATGCCGTTACTTGATGCTGTTGTGACTGCGAGTGATGTGACTAATCATAAACCTCATCCCGATACATTTCTTAAAGCTGCAAAGCTGGTGGGTGTTGAACCAAAAGATTGCGTCGTATTTGAAGACACCTTGTTAGGGCAGCGCGCTGCATTAGCTGCAGGCATGGACTGCATCTTGGTGACTGAGGGGAAAATTTCAACGTTTACAGCGGCAACAACAGGGTGTGAGCGATAA
- a CDS encoding J domain-containing protein yields the protein MTSFHDILGTTASMSREDIKKRYKMLSNRSHPDKGGSKALMQMVRQAYEQVMKGNGANEAIRTIVKKDGRAEQLRKQLDELEKIHEELRAVYEESQNKLRKSEAELKHLRNTHSQQTTDDYELTQLKRENIRLKRDITDLQLELRASKSAKSPRSAATELSSETTSKPVFFGTAETFKQVKTVSTSHKRKMGIMLGLPLLIVAVMLLPASEHIKTILSLFDSPAATVSAKPIIVNTHPDDLDKNKGQQQASMVMAIPEKPKALPVLKLVKEYGVWHKGYFDETQQPYIAIRSEGGSYVLRNCQGEFHYYMNQNLRSRRLPANLIYERRDRHFTIYNMPYGNGSTLAQWSGSKSLLINDEYFPNQGFENAYQDLLNTCDFAY from the coding sequence ATGACATCTTTTCACGATATACTTGGTACCACGGCTTCAATGTCTCGCGAAGACATTAAAAAGCGCTATAAAATGCTATCTAACCGTTCTCACCCTGACAAAGGTGGCTCTAAAGCTTTGATGCAAATGGTCCGTCAAGCCTATGAGCAAGTGATGAAAGGTAACGGCGCTAATGAAGCTATTCGTACCATAGTAAAGAAAGATGGTCGCGCAGAACAATTACGTAAACAGCTAGATGAATTAGAAAAAATTCATGAAGAGTTGCGCGCAGTTTATGAGGAGTCGCAGAATAAGCTTCGCAAATCAGAAGCTGAACTTAAGCATCTTCGTAATACACATTCCCAGCAAACCACCGATGATTACGAGCTGACACAATTAAAGCGTGAAAATATACGCTTGAAGCGTGATATCACCGATTTGCAGCTTGAATTACGCGCTTCTAAATCGGCCAAATCCCCGCGATCAGCCGCAACTGAACTGTCGAGCGAAACGACATCGAAGCCGGTATTCTTTGGGACTGCAGAAACCTTTAAACAGGTCAAAACTGTCAGTACATCACACAAGCGTAAAATGGGGATAATGCTAGGGCTTCCCTTACTCATTGTGGCAGTTATGCTATTGCCTGCGAGTGAACATATAAAAACTATTCTCTCGTTGTTTGATTCGCCAGCGGCGACAGTGAGTGCTAAGCCAATCATAGTGAATACGCACCCTGACGACTTAGATAAGAACAAGGGCCAACAGCAAGCATCAATGGTGATGGCTATTCCTGAAAAGCCTAAAGCTTTGCCTGTGCTTAAATTGGTGAAAGAGTACGGGGTATGGCATAAAGGGTATTTTGATGAAACTCAGCAGCCTTACATTGCGATCCGTAGTGAGGGGGGATCGTATGTGTTACGTAATTGCCAAGGTGAATTTCATTACTATATGAATCAAAATTTACGTAGCCGTCGTTTGCCAGCCAACCTTATATATGAGCGCCGAGATCGCCACTTTACTATCTACAACATGCCTTATGGCAATGGTTCAACGTTGGCGCAGTGGAGCGGAAGTAAGAGCTTACTGATCAACGATGAATATTTCCCTAATCAGGGATTTGAGAATGCGTATCAGGATTTATTAAATACGTGTGATTTTGCCTATTAG
- a CDS encoding alanine/glycine:cation symporter family protein: MNPLLETLQNLLQTIDNLIWGPPLLILLVGTGLYLTLRLGFIQIRYLPLALSYVFSRNKKPSSGKGDVSSFAALCTALSATIGTGNIVGVATAIKMGGPGALFWMWLAALFGMATKYAECLLAVKYREQDANGQMLGGPMYYLEKGVGSKWLAKLFAFFTLGVACFGIGTFPQVNAIVDAAYLSFEVPPEYTVVVLTLLVATVTLGGIKSIANVASKVVPVMAGFYILACITVLASQASALPNAVSLVISSAFTGHAATGGFVGASIMLAIQSGIARGVFSNESGLGSAPMAAAAAQTDSCVRQGLTSMTGTFFDTIIICTMTGLTLVVTGAWESEYAGAAMTTYAFASGLESSYWGPLMVSVGLMFFAFTTILGWNYYGERCITYLFGVKAIKPYKFIFLVLVAAGAFLKLDMIWLIADIVNGLMAIPNLIGLVLLREVVISESRLYFAQLKQETNVQEQQTA, encoded by the coding sequence ATGAATCCCCTTTTAGAAACACTACAAAATTTATTACAAACCATTGATAACCTTATTTGGGGTCCCCCACTCCTTATCTTGCTTGTTGGTACAGGTTTATACCTCACCCTTCGCTTAGGCTTTATTCAAATACGTTATTTACCACTCGCATTGAGCTATGTGTTTTCTCGCAATAAAAAACCAAGTTCAGGCAAAGGTGACGTATCTAGCTTTGCCGCTCTTTGTACTGCTCTTTCCGCGACCATAGGTACAGGTAACATTGTGGGTGTGGCAACTGCTATCAAAATGGGTGGTCCAGGCGCTCTCTTTTGGATGTGGCTTGCAGCACTGTTTGGGATGGCAACAAAATATGCGGAATGCCTATTAGCCGTTAAATACCGCGAGCAAGATGCAAATGGCCAAATGCTAGGCGGCCCAATGTATTACTTAGAGAAAGGTGTCGGCAGTAAATGGCTAGCGAAGCTGTTTGCCTTCTTCACATTGGGTGTCGCATGTTTTGGTATTGGTACTTTTCCACAGGTCAATGCCATAGTTGATGCCGCTTATTTATCTTTTGAAGTACCACCTGAATATACTGTTGTGGTGCTGACTTTATTGGTTGCTACAGTAACATTAGGCGGTATCAAGTCTATTGCCAACGTCGCAAGTAAAGTTGTACCTGTGATGGCTGGTTTTTATATTCTTGCTTGTATCACAGTACTGGCTAGTCAAGCGTCTGCACTACCAAATGCCGTTTCCTTAGTGATCAGCTCTGCGTTTACTGGCCATGCAGCAACAGGCGGTTTTGTCGGTGCTAGCATCATGCTGGCTATTCAATCAGGTATCGCGCGTGGTGTTTTCTCTAACGAATCTGGCTTGGGTAGTGCCCCTATGGCTGCAGCAGCAGCGCAGACTGATTCTTGTGTCCGCCAAGGGTTAACCTCTATGACAGGTACCTTTTTCGATACCATTATCATCTGTACAATGACAGGCTTAACACTTGTTGTGACTGGAGCATGGGAAAGCGAGTACGCAGGCGCAGCAATGACAACCTATGCCTTTGCATCTGGCTTAGAATCGTCTTACTGGGGCCCGTTAATGGTTTCAGTTGGCTTAATGTTTTTTGCTTTCACCACAATTTTAGGTTGGAACTACTACGGCGAGCGCTGTATTACTTACCTTTTTGGTGTAAAAGCGATTAAGCCCTATAAGTTTATTTTCTTAGTCTTAGTTGCGGCAGGTGCTTTCCTGAAGCTAGATATGATCTGGTTAATTGCCGATATAGTAAACGGCTTAATGGCCATTCCAAACCTCATAGGTTTAGTGCTGTTACGTGAGGTGGTAATTTCCGAAAGTCGTTTATACTTCGCTCAACTAAAACAAGAAACAAACGTACAAGAACAACAAACGGCTTAA
- a CDS encoding helix-turn-helix transcriptional regulator, producing the protein MIWVSCCQQDKPAVAKENLKFSHSVVDVSPYELLSTMTGHELIFLEVLSSSSEGFELLRAVKNRFPSAKIVVVYHKLDADLALNVLRAGGEDVIGADASRQQLDECFTRLHTHSIHTDATGNLESREISIRPALKIIDENISAPLREEDLANACQYSPTYFSRLFHSIMGVTLKQYIIKKRLDLACGLLRSDREKIATIANSTGFKDVSYFSRVFKKHIGCSPGEFRMRKTNLDA; encoded by the coding sequence GTGATTTGGGTAAGTTGTTGCCAACAAGATAAGCCTGCTGTGGCAAAAGAAAACCTGAAGTTTTCGCATAGTGTGGTTGATGTGTCTCCGTATGAATTACTCTCGACGATGACGGGGCATGAGTTGATATTTCTGGAGGTGCTGAGTTCATCTTCAGAGGGGTTTGAATTACTACGGGCTGTTAAGAATCGTTTTCCATCAGCAAAGATAGTTGTGGTTTATCATAAACTCGATGCAGACTTAGCATTGAACGTATTGCGAGCGGGTGGAGAGGACGTTATCGGGGCTGATGCGAGCAGACAGCAATTGGATGAGTGTTTTACCCGATTACATACGCATAGTATACATACCGATGCGACGGGCAATTTAGAAAGCCGTGAGATATCTATTCGACCAGCTCTAAAAATTATTGATGAAAATATTAGTGCGCCATTAAGAGAAGAAGATCTCGCCAACGCCTGCCAATATTCACCGACGTACTTTTCACGTTTGTTTCACAGTATTATGGGTGTGACATTGAAGCAGTACATAATCAAGAAGCGACTCGATCTGGCTTGTGGCTTATTACGCTCAGATAGAGAAAAAATTGCCACTATCGCTAACTCGACGGGATTTAAAGATGTTTCATATTTTTCTCGCGTATTTAAAAAACATATAGGTTGTTCTCCGGGAGAATTTAGAATGCGGAAAACTAACTTGGATGCATGA
- a CDS encoding DUF3334 family protein, with product MKKTKTITTDDILLKLCQSFSGVLSTATDTDVNYSAMVQKINKTSLKPDIGCFVLFDGGFTGLVVANFSQHAALELYQEYMLKMGIPADELAILHTSDDVSNVLGELMNQVIGDFTSKIRRELQISIMQNQPKMLALNKQILLSVDTNLDRPQARRVSFTTQKNNIFYLELAMDKTEFIQIEEFEQHAAVDPDSLIEEEQNKKSVSEESTSASSVSQAEQDLLDELGI from the coding sequence ATGAAAAAAACCAAAACCATCACGACTGATGATATTTTATTAAAACTTTGTCAGTCATTTTCAGGTGTATTATCGACCGCAACAGACACGGATGTTAATTATTCGGCAATGGTGCAAAAGATTAATAAAACAAGTTTAAAGCCCGATATTGGTTGCTTCGTTTTATTTGATGGTGGTTTTACAGGACTTGTTGTTGCGAACTTTTCACAACATGCCGCGCTTGAACTTTACCAAGAATACATGTTGAAAATGGGTATCCCCGCAGATGAGCTTGCCATTCTGCACACATCAGATGATGTATCAAATGTACTTGGCGAGCTAATGAACCAAGTTATTGGTGATTTCACCAGTAAGATTCGTCGCGAATTACAAATCTCGATCATGCAAAACCAACCGAAAATGTTGGCGCTAAATAAGCAAATTTTGCTGTCAGTTGATACTAACTTAGACCGCCCACAGGCTCGCCGTGTCAGCTTCACAACTCAAAAAAACAACATCTTCTATCTAGAGCTAGCAATGGACAAAACTGAGTTCATCCAAATAGAAGAATTTGAGCAACATGCAGCAGTCGATCCAGATAGCTTGATAGAAGAAGAACAAAATAAAAAATCTGTATCAGAAGAGTCTACATCAGCGTCTTCAGTATCGCAGGCAGAACAAGATCTGCTTGATGAGCTAGGCATCTAA
- a CDS encoding efflux RND transporter permease subunit — protein MFSIINNTRLLILAVALLVVSGLSALNTLPRAEDPIIKNRHASVITHYPGATAERVEALITEKLETALRQLDEIKDLTSVSRPGISVITIELKDEITDSDPVWSRARDKLSDAEHLLPKGASRPDLDSDHTYAFTAITALTWRGKSEPDLLTMRRYATELGNRLRNLSGTEFVDEYGMPDEEILVSMDPVATSALGRSAVSISNAIAGADAKNAAGELVNSHNRFSLEVADALNSVDRIKRVPIAVDDNGHVIRLEDIADVERTAATPPAQLAYIHGQPAVIVAARMQPHLRVDSWTNRVRHFLDSYQQEIPSNIKVNLIFEQQSYTDNRLSDLTESLLLGFSIILVVLLLTLGFRSAIIVALSLPLTSLLTLTMMKFTGLPINQMSVTGLIVALGIMVDNAIVMVDTIQHYRQQGIQKIQSAINAIRHLWVPLLGSTLTTVLAFAPIFLMPGPAGEFVGAIAVTVSFSLIGSYIISHTIVAGFASRWLPDANNHSQVDVKKANIQHAWYHTGIHLPKLSKMFKSSINLSIKHPFITALLVAIIPFAGFWGATQLTEQFFPPSDRDMFEIQLFMPPQSSIYATADATAQVDKLMAKHAEVEQVNWLVGTNFPSFYYNLVAGQRGAPYFAQAMVKMSDFRAANALIPSLQQELDEALPQAQILVRKLEQGPPFNAPLEVRVLGGNLDHLKSIGEDIRLIMAQTPDVTHTRETLQPGTPKVWVNVNEEASQLSGLALSDLASLLQGSLSGSVNGSMIEATESIPVRVRVSDEGRENITHLSNLRLPVKSQSNITGLPISALAELSLAPSRGAIPRRNGERVNVIEGYIRAGVLPQTALDHFKTRLIDYQQTLPSGYRIEFGGESAERDESVGNLLSNLLMVITLLIMVVVLSFNSFRLSQIIFTVGFLAAGLGLFSVWLFSYPFGFTVIIGILGLVGLAINAAIVILAELKSCPDAVKGDQAAILNAVMSCTRHITSTTITTVGGFMPLILAGGGFWPPFAITIAGGTLLATMISFYFVPAIFRVAVMRKPLAVTPSITAISQ, from the coding sequence ATGTTTTCAATCATCAATAATACGCGCCTACTGATCCTCGCCGTCGCTTTATTGGTCGTTAGTGGATTGTCGGCTCTCAATACACTGCCCCGCGCTGAAGATCCTATTATCAAGAACCGACATGCCAGTGTTATTACCCACTACCCTGGCGCAACCGCTGAGCGTGTTGAAGCCTTAATCACTGAAAAACTAGAAACTGCCCTGCGTCAGCTGGATGAAATAAAAGATCTCACCTCTGTTTCTCGTCCTGGGATCTCAGTGATTACAATCGAACTAAAAGATGAAATCACCGATAGCGATCCCGTTTGGTCACGCGCACGCGATAAACTGTCAGACGCTGAGCATTTACTACCGAAAGGTGCTTCACGCCCTGATTTAGATAGCGATCATACCTACGCGTTCACTGCAATCACCGCCCTGACTTGGCGGGGTAAATCAGAGCCCGACCTACTCACAATGCGCCGTTATGCTACCGAATTAGGTAACCGCCTGCGTAATTTAAGCGGGACAGAATTTGTTGATGAATATGGTATGCCAGATGAAGAGATTCTTGTCAGTATGGATCCTGTCGCGACAAGTGCGCTGGGCCGCTCTGCTGTTTCTATTTCTAATGCCATTGCAGGTGCAGACGCTAAAAACGCCGCTGGTGAACTGGTAAACAGCCACAACCGCTTTAGCCTTGAAGTCGCCGATGCATTAAATTCAGTCGATCGCATCAAGCGTGTGCCTATTGCTGTTGACGACAATGGGCATGTTATCCGCCTTGAAGATATTGCAGACGTTGAACGCACCGCAGCTACCCCGCCCGCACAGCTGGCCTATATTCATGGCCAGCCCGCTGTTATCGTTGCTGCCCGCATGCAACCACATCTCAGAGTCGATAGCTGGACTAATCGCGTACGTCATTTTTTAGATAGCTATCAACAAGAAATACCGAGCAACATCAAAGTTAACCTCATTTTTGAGCAACAGAGCTATACCGATAATAGGCTGTCCGATCTCACCGAGAGCCTACTACTCGGCTTTTCGATTATTTTGGTTGTCTTACTGCTGACACTTGGATTTCGCTCCGCGATCATTGTTGCCTTATCGCTACCTTTAACTAGCCTACTAACCCTTACCATGATGAAGTTTACAGGCTTACCGATTAATCAGATGTCAGTCACTGGCTTAATAGTGGCGCTTGGCATCATGGTCGATAATGCCATTGTCATGGTGGATACCATTCAGCATTATCGCCAGCAAGGTATTCAGAAAATACAATCGGCAATTAATGCCATCCGCCACTTGTGGGTACCTTTGTTGGGTTCAACCTTAACCACGGTATTAGCATTTGCGCCTATATTCTTAATGCCTGGGCCTGCGGGGGAGTTTGTTGGTGCTATTGCCGTCACCGTTTCATTTTCGCTTATTGGCTCTTACATTATCTCGCACACCATAGTGGCTGGCTTCGCCTCTCGTTGGTTACCTGACGCGAACAACCACTCGCAAGTGGATGTTAAAAAAGCAAACATTCAACACGCTTGGTATCACACAGGCATCCACTTGCCCAAGCTAAGCAAAATGTTCAAGTCCTCTATTAACTTAAGTATTAAGCACCCTTTCATCACCGCATTATTAGTAGCCATTATACCTTTTGCTGGCTTCTGGGGGGCCACTCAGCTTACAGAGCAGTTCTTCCCACCATCTGATCGCGACATGTTTGAGATTCAGCTCTTTATGCCCCCTCAGTCAAGTATCTATGCGACAGCCGATGCCACCGCGCAAGTCGATAAACTCATGGCTAAGCATGCAGAGGTAGAACAAGTTAATTGGCTGGTTGGCACCAACTTTCCATCGTTTTACTACAACTTGGTTGCAGGCCAACGTGGAGCCCCCTACTTTGCGCAAGCCATGGTGAAAATGTCAGATTTTAGAGCAGCTAATGCCCTGATTCCCTCCCTACAACAAGAACTCGATGAAGCGTTACCACAAGCACAAATTCTGGTACGAAAACTCGAACAAGGCCCTCCTTTCAATGCACCGCTCGAGGTTCGTGTTCTTGGTGGGAACTTAGATCACTTAAAAAGCATTGGCGAAGACATACGCCTGATAATGGCGCAAACACCAGATGTCACCCATACTCGCGAAACATTGCAACCAGGTACACCAAAAGTGTGGGTAAACGTTAATGAAGAAGCGAGCCAACTGAGTGGATTAGCGCTGTCAGACTTAGCAAGCCTATTACAGGGCTCTTTATCAGGCAGTGTAAATGGTTCTATGATTGAGGCAACAGAGTCCATCCCAGTGAGGGTCCGCGTTAGCGATGAAGGGCGTGAGAACATCACTCACCTTAGTAATTTACGTTTACCTGTAAAATCACAAAGTAACATCACTGGCTTACCTATCTCAGCCCTTGCCGAATTGTCGCTTGCACCAAGCCGCGGTGCTATCCCTCGCCGTAATGGTGAGCGCGTTAATGTCATTGAAGGATATATTCGTGCCGGTGTGTTGCCACAAACTGCACTCGACCACTTTAAAACACGATTAATTGATTACCAACAAACACTACCATCAGGCTACCGTATTGAGTTTGGTGGTGAATCCGCAGAACGAGATGAGTCTGTAGGCAACCTACTGTCGAATTTACTCATGGTGATCACCCTATTGATCATGGTAGTCGTACTCTCGTTTAACTCCTTTAGGCTGAGCCAAATCATTTTCACCGTCGGCTTTTTAGCGGCAGGATTAGGGCTTTTCTCAGTATGGCTGTTTAGCTATCCATTTGGCTTTACTGTCATCATTGGGATATTGGGCCTAGTCGGCTTGGCAATAAACGCAGCCATTGTCATTCTTGCTGAATTAAAATCTTGCCCCGATGCCGTGAAGGGGGATCAAGCCGCTATCCTCAATGCCGTAATGAGCTGTACTCGTCACATAACATCGACCACTATCACGACTGTTGGTGGTTTTATGCCATTAATTCTTGCAGGAGGCGGATTCTGGCCACCTTTTGCGATTACAATCGCGGGAGGTACACTGCTCGCCACCATGATCTCATTTTACTTTGTTCCTGCTATATTCCGCGTTGCTGTTATGAGAAAGCCATTGGCAGTAACGCCATCAATAACGGCTATAAGCCAATAA